One window from the genome of Deinococcota bacterium encodes:
- the folE gene encoding GTP cyclohydrolase I FolE yields the protein MEKSPFVYHQPDFDQADFDEVGDCTFDDHVGEIIRHLGEDVTREGLRGTPQRVERSLRFLTSGYGLSLEEVVGGALFAAEGSEMVVVKNLEFYSICEHHMLPFFGKAHIGYIPERTILGLSKFARVVDVFARRMQLQERMTTQIADALGDILKPKGVAVVTEASHLCMMMRGVEKQGSSTITSAMRGAFKDSAITRQEFLEAIR from the coding sequence ATGGAGAAATCACCGTTCGTCTACCACCAGCCCGACTTCGACCAAGCCGACTTCGACGAGGTCGGCGACTGCACCTTCGACGACCACGTCGGCGAAATCATCCGCCACCTCGGCGAGGACGTGACGCGCGAAGGGCTCAGGGGGACGCCCCAGCGCGTCGAGCGCTCCTTGCGCTTCTTGACCAGCGGCTACGGCCTGAGTCTCGAGGAGGTGGTGGGCGGCGCGCTCTTTGCGGCCGAGGGCTCGGAGATGGTGGTGGTCAAAAACCTCGAGTTCTACAGCATCTGCGAGCACCACATGTTGCCCTTTTTCGGCAAGGCGCATATCGGCTACATCCCCGAAAGGACCATCCTGGGCCTCAGCAAGTTCGCCCGGGTGGTGGATGTGTTCGCCCGGCGCATGCAGCTCCAGGAGCGGATGACGACTCAGATCGCGGACGCCTTGGGAGACATCTTGAAACCCAAGGGCGTGGCGGTGGTCACCGAGGCCAGCCACCTCTGCATGATGATGCGCGGCGTCGAGAAGCAGGGCTCGAGCACCATTACCAGCGCGATGCGCGGGGCCTTTAAAGACAGCGCGATTACCCGGCAGGAGTTTCTCGAGGCCATCCGCTAG
- a CDS encoding DHHA1 domain-containing protein, producing MATERLYREQPYQTSFESEVLKVREAEDGHWILLGRTLFYPRAGGQPHDLGTLKGRRVLDVRNEGDRVWHLLEGDPLQAGETVAGKIDWPRRYRHMQRHSGQHLLSQAFVRVNPVFATQAVSLSGPVCTLDLAGGPEDEDLAAAERVVNEAAYANYPIEAFELASEDLKGYSPRRSPQVAGLVRLVAMGDWELSACGGTHLRSTAEAAPVKLLRLERVKAELARVHFRCGLEAIADYSLKHRLAYGLATSLSVGVEELPERVAALQSELGKVRHDLGGVQSRHAAEVAVRLLAQAEKGRYGRVVAHTLPPEDADLLKPLVQALAREDDVIVLLASPQAGRAQLLFARGERVEADMKALLALALPFVAGRGGGRAELAQGSGSRPGGTAEALAYVRAQLLG from the coding sequence ATGGCTACCGAGCGCCTCTACCGAGAGCAGCCCTACCAGACGAGCTTCGAGAGCGAGGTCTTGAAGGTCCGCGAGGCCGAGGACGGCCACTGGATCCTGCTGGGGCGCACACTCTTCTATCCCCGCGCGGGCGGCCAGCCTCACGACCTGGGCACGCTGAAGGGCCGGCGGGTGCTGGACGTCAGGAACGAGGGCGACAGGGTCTGGCATCTCCTCGAGGGCGACCCCTTGCAGGCGGGCGAGACGGTAGCGGGTAAGATCGACTGGCCGCGCCGCTACCGGCACATGCAGCGCCACAGCGGCCAGCACCTCCTGTCCCAGGCCTTCGTGCGGGTGAACCCGGTGTTCGCGACGCAAGCGGTCAGCCTGTCGGGGCCGGTCTGCACGCTCGACCTCGCGGGCGGGCCGGAGGACGAGGACTTGGCGGCCGCCGAGCGTGTGGTCAACGAGGCGGCCTATGCGAACTATCCCATCGAGGCCTTCGAGCTTGCCTCGGAGGACCTCAAAGGCTACTCCCCGCGCCGCTCGCCCCAGGTCGCGGGCCTCGTCAGGCTCGTTGCAATGGGCGATTGGGAGCTGTCGGCCTGCGGCGGCACCCATCTGCGCAGCACCGCCGAGGCCGCGCCCGTCAAGCTCCTGCGCTTGGAGCGCGTCAAAGCAGAGCTGGCGCGGGTACACTTTCGCTGTGGTCTGGAAGCTATAGCGGACTACTCGCTCAAGCACCGCCTCGCCTACGGCCTGGCGACCTCGCTCAGCGTGGGCGTCGAGGAGCTGCCGGAGCGCGTGGCCGCCCTGCAAAGCGAGCTGGGGAAGGTCAGGCACGACCTCGGCGGCGTGCAGAGCAGGCACGCCGCCGAGGTCGCCGTGAGGCTCTTGGCGCAGGCGGAGAAGGGCCGCTATGGCCGGGTCGTCGCCCACACCCTCCCCCCGGAGGACGCCGACCTGCTCAAGCCCCTGGTGCAGGCGCTCGCGCGGGAGGACGACGTGATCGTACTCCTGGCCAGTCCCCAGGCCGGCAGGGCCCAGCTTCTCTTCGCCAGAGGCGAGAGGGTTGAGGCGGACATGAAGGCCCTCCTCGCGCTCGCGCTCCCCTTCGTGGCGGGCCGGGGAGGGGGCAGGGCGGAGTTGGCGCAAGGCAGTGGCAGCCGCCCCGGCGGCACAGCCGAGGCCCTGGCGTATGTCAGAGCGCAGCTGCTCGGCTGA